Proteins encoded within one genomic window of Eleutherodactylus coqui strain aEleCoq1 chromosome 1, aEleCoq1.hap1, whole genome shotgun sequence:
- the TASL gene encoding TLR adapter interacting with SLC15A4 on the lysosome gives MLSEGYLYKIQACYNNDISMLHRNNVTEGPKEVAGVCTINFFSAHETRSKRIFRKFGSFEKRNTQVKQQAGASNIQEMVEGLMYEESSESISENLRSNKETFLVASSCKHICRDYNDLHVAGDQVMADFTCNSSFEFCEGPFLQSSEIPPNMESLGIQANRTTKRGSKRYSWKVCSEKDKSIINHEQPMSNTALNEYLERKVIELYKQYMMDISCSTATNHIVTSEHVMNNIQQISMQLSREQNMERNKAKDMVISYLLRLASEKQSNVISTPDLQISSNLA, from the coding sequence ATGCTTTCAGAGGGATACCTGTATAAAATCCAGGCTTGCTACAATAATGACATAAGCATGTTGCATCGTAACAATGTGACTGAAGGACCAAAAGAAGTGGCTGGTGTATGCACAATCAATTTTTTCTCTGCACATGAGACACGGAGCAAAAGGATTTTCAGGAAATTTGGTTCATTTGAAAAGCGCAACACTCAAGTAAAACAACAAGCGGGTGCAAGTAATATCCAGGAAATGGTGGAAGGCTTGATGTACGAAGAGTCATCTGAAAGCATAAGTGAAAACTTACGCTCAAACAAAGAAACCTTCTTGGTTGCATCATCTTGTAAACATATCTGTAGAGACTATAATGACTTACATGTGGCTGGGGACCAGGTGATGGCTGATTTCACTTGTAATAGCAGCTTTGAATTTTGCGAGGGCCCTTTCTTGCAATCTTCTGAAATTCCTCCGAACATGGAGTCTTTAGGCATCCAAGCAAATAGGACCACCAAAAGAGGCAGTAAAAGGTATTCCTGGAAAGTATGCAGTGAAAAAGACAAGAGCATCATTAACCATGAGCAACCAATGTCTAACACCGCTCTCAATGAGTACTTGGAAAGAAAGGTTATTGAGCTCTATAAGCAGTATATGATGGACATAAGCTGCAGTACTGCTACAAACCACATCGTGACCTCGGAGCATGTTATGAACAACATCCAGCAGATAAGCATGCAGTTGTCACGAGAGCAAAACATGGAAAGAAACAAGGCCAAAGACATGGTCATCAGTTATTTGCTGAGGCTTGCAAGCGAAAAACAGTCTAATGTTATTAGCACTCCAGACCTCCAGATCTCATCTAATCTTGCTTAA